A single region of the Triticum dicoccoides isolate Atlit2015 ecotype Zavitan chromosome 2B, WEW_v2.0, whole genome shotgun sequence genome encodes:
- the LOC119367032 gene encoding zealexin A1 synthase-like, which translates to MDFYYHILLALVPLLYLIGWFRRPRGLRLPPGPWQLPVIGSLHHLRGDLPHRTIRDLSRRHGPVMFLKLGGIPVVVASSREAAEDVMRTNDAVLSSRPQTPTVKLLTKQGHDIVLAKNDEQWRQLRKICVHELLGTRRVQSFRPVREQEAMRLVQAVAASSVSSDSDGVNLDRLLSAHVNDVIVRAVVGDGEVDDRETLLRLTAKAIELVGSFRLADMFPSSRIARALSSRAMHKVEVYVEELFTFMDGIVSQHVERRRSMPHQHQDPEKDLIDVLLRVQEENSLRFPISMGTIKGVLFDLLSAGSETATSVLSWAMAELVRNPAIMSRAQSEVREAFVGQTKVTEEGLGKLSYLQCVIKETLRLHTPGPFGLPRESQETCRLMGYDVPKGTMVLVNAWAISRDPEYWEEPEMFKPERFVTDMRDFKGRDYEFTPFGAGRRICPGMLFGVASIDLALAHLLFYFDWNLMEGVTPSELDMTETMGITAGRKEELWLKPTLHASFDSVN; encoded by the exons ATGGACTTCTACTATCACATTCTACTCGCTCTTGTCCCTCTCCTGTACCTCATAGGATGGTTCCGCCGTCCTCGTGGCCTGCGGCTCCCGCCGGGTCCATGGCAACTCCCCGTCATCGGTAGCCTCCATCACCTCCGCGGCGACCTCCCACACCGCACGATACGCGACCTCTCACGCCGCCATGGGCCTGTGATGTTCCTCAAGCTGGGAGGGATCCCGGTTGTCGTTGCCTCTTCCCGCGAAGCTGCCGAGGATGTGATGAGGACCAACGACGCCGTGCTTTCGTCCAGGCCGCAGACGCCGACGGTGAAGCTCCTCACAAAGCAAGGGCACGACATCGTGCTAGCCAAAAACGATGAACAGTGGCGGCAGCTCCGCAAGATCTGCGTGCACGAGCTTCTGGGCACCAGGCGCGTCCAGTCCTTCCGTCCCGTCCGTGAGCAGGAGGCCATGCGGCTCGTCCAGGCGGTGGCAGCCTCGTCGGTGTCCTCGGACTCGGACGGTGTGAACCTCGACAGGCTGCTGTCCGCGCATGTCAACGACGTGATTGTGCGCGCCGTCGTGGGTGACGGCGAGGTCGATGACCGGGAAACCTTGCTGCGACTCACCGCCAAGGCCATAGAGTTGGTCGGGAGCTTCCGCCTAGCTGACATGTTTCCGTCGTCGCGGATAGCACGAGCCCTCAGCTCACGGGCTATGCATAAGGTCGAGGTCTATGTGGAGGAGCTATTTACATTCATGGATGGTATCGTAAGTCAACACGTGGAGAGAAGAAGGTCGATGCCCCATCAGCATCAGGATCCGGAGAAGGACCTCATAGATGTCCTCTTGAGGGTTCAAGAGGAAAACAGCCTTCGGTTCCCTATTTCCATGGGTACAATAAAGGGCGTTCTTTTC GATCTTTTATCCGCGGGCAGTGAAACGGCAACGTCGGTGCTTTCCTGGGCCATGGCAGagctggtgaggaacccggccatcATGTCCAGGGCACAGTCTGAGGTAAGAGAGGCCTTCGTGGGACAAACGAAAGTAACTGAGGAGGGCCTGGGAAAACTGAGCTATTTGCAGTGTGTGATCAAAGAGACGTTGAGGCTGCACACTCCTGGACCATTTGGGCTGCCAAGGGAGAGCCAAGAAACATGCCGTCTCATGGGATATGATGTGCCTAAGGGGACAATGGTGCTTGTGAATGCATGGGCAATATCCAGGGACCCAGAATACTGGGAAGAGCCAGAAATGTTCAAACCAGAGAGGTTTGTGACTGACATGAGAGATTTCAAAGGGCGTGACTATGAGTTCACGCCGTTTGGTGCTGGACGCCGGATATGCCCTGGAATGCTGTTTGGCGTTGCAAGTATTGATCTAGCTCTCGCACATCTCCTATTCTATTTTGACTGGAATCTCATGGAGGGTGTGACACCTAGTGAATTGGATATGACCGAAACTATGGGAATCACCGCAGGGAGGAAAGAGGAACTTTGGCTAAAACCAACACTACATGCTTCTTTTGATTCAGTGAACTAG
- the LOC119367030 gene encoding zealexin A1 synthase-like: MDASHPYVLFLALLVIIPLAYFTLSARRQVGPRLPPGPWALPIIGHLHHMIGKLPHHRLCDLAQRHGPLMLLRLGGLPLVVASSAEAAHEVLRTHDIVFATRPISRTMKLIIVDGSEGLIFAPYGSAWRQLRKICTIELLSTRRVQSFRGIREQEVQHLLQAVASTPSLLAVNLGTLLSSYVNDSTVRAMIGSRFKDRETFLRLMEEGIELFSRPGLPDLYPSSRLAMLVSRMPRRMKRQSQAMMAFMETIIQEHRVPRAACDKEEDLVDVLLRIQNQDDHLEFALTTDNIKAVMADMFIAGSETSATMLEWSMAELMKNPRVMQKVQEEVRRVLKGQATVTEESLRSLNYLHLVIKETLRLHPPVPLLLPRECRAPCQILGYDLPVGATVLVNVWAISRDSIHWERPEEFMPERFEVNNIDFKGADFEYTPFGAGRRMCPGMTFGLANMELALASLLYHFDWELPHGIAPADVDMTEALRAVSKRKDGLLVVPVVSVPI, from the exons ATGGATGCAAGCCATCCCTATGTGCTCTTCCTTGCACTTCTAGTCATCATCCCACTGGCATACTTCACCCTTTCAGCTCGCCGGCAAGTCGGCCCGAGGCTGCCGCCGGGGCCATGGGCACTCCCGATAATCGGCCACTTGCACCACATGATTGGCAAACTCCCGCACCACAGGTTGTGTGATCTTGCCCAGCGCCACGGCCCGCTGATGCTGCTCCGGCTCGGCGGCCTGCCCCTCGTGGTGGCATCGTCGGCGGAGGCGGCCCATGAGGTCTTGAGGACGCACGACATCGTCTTCGCCACACGCCCCATCAGCAGGACTATGAAGCTGATCATTGTTGATGGCTCGGAGGGCCTCATCTTCGCCCCCTATGGCAGCGCTTGGAGGCAGCTCCGCAAGATTTGCACCATCGAGCTGCTCAGCACACGCCGCGTCCAGTCCTTCAGAGGCATCCGCGAGCAGGAGGTCCAGCACCTCCTTCAGGCCGTGGCATCGACGCCATCGCTGTTGGCCGTGAACCTCGGCACACTATTGTCATCGTATGTGAATGACTCCACGGTACGTGCCATGATAGGAAGTCGGTTCAAGGACCGGGAGACGTTCCTCCGGTTAATGGAGGAAGGTATCGAGCTATTCTCGAGGCCGGGCTTGCCGGACCTCTACCCATCATCCCGGTTAGCGATGCTCGTTAGCCGGATGCCTCGCCGGATGAAGCGGCAGAGTCAGGCAATGATggctttcatggaaaccatcatcCAGGAGCATCGAGTGCCCAGAGCCGCATGTGACAAGGAGGAGGACTTGGTTGACGTCCTCTTGAGAATCCAGAACCAAGATGACCACTTGGAGTTCGCGCTCACCACAGACAACATCAAAGCAGTGATGGCG GATATGTTCATTGCAGGTAGCGAGACATCAGCAACGATGTTGGAATGGTCCATGGCCGAGCTCATGAAGAACCCTAGGGTGATGCAAAAGGTGCAGGAAGAAGTCCGGCGAGTGCTCAAGGGACAAGCAACAGTAACAGAGGAGAGCTTGAGAAGTTTAAATTACCTGCACCTTGTCATCAAAGAGACTCTTCGGCTGCACCCACCGGTGCCACTCCTGCTACCAAGGGAGTGCCGCGCACCATGCCAAATACTAGGATATGACCTGCCAGTGGGGGCTACGGTGCTTGTGAATGTCTGGGCCATCAGCAGAGATTCGATACATTGGGAAAGGCCAGAGGAGTTCATGCCTGAGAGGTTTGAGGTCAACAACATTGACTTCAAGGGGGCAGACTTTGAGTACACACCATTTGGAGCAGGACGGAGGATGTGCCCTGGGATGACCTTTGGGCTGGCAAACATGGAACTTGCGCTTGCTAGCCTTCTATACCACTTTGACTGGGAGTTGCCACACGGGATCGCCCCGGCGGACGTTGATATGACAGAGGCCCTGAGAGCCGTCTCGAAGCGGAAAGACGGTCTTCTGGTTGTCCCGGTTGTTAGCGTACCAATATGA